A DNA window from Loxodonta africana isolate mLoxAfr1 chromosome 7, mLoxAfr1.hap2, whole genome shotgun sequence contains the following coding sequences:
- the LOC111748846 gene encoding keratin-associated protein 5-6-like has protein sequence MSCCGCSGGCGGCGSSCGGCGSSCCMPVCCCKPVSCCVPACSCSSCGSLGGSKGGCGSCGGCKGGCGSCGCCQSSCCKPCFCSSGCGQSCSQSSCCKPSCCQSSCCVPICCQRKI, from the coding sequence ATGAGCTGCTGCGGCTGTTCTGGAGGCTGTGGGGGCTGCGGCTCCAGCTGTGGGGGCTGCGGCTCCAGCTGCTGTATGCCTGTTTGCTGCTGCAAGCCAGTGTCCTGCTGTGTGCCAGCCTGTTCCTGCTCCAGCTGTGGCTCACTTGGGGGCAGCAAGGGGGGCTGTGGCTCATGTGGGGGCTGTAAAGGGGGCTGTGGCTCATGTGGCTGTTGCCAGTCCAGCTGCTGTAAACCTTGTTTCTGCTCCTCAGGCTGTGGACAATCCTGCTCCCAGTCCAGCTGCTGCAAACCCAGCTGCTGCCAGTCCAGCTGTTGTGTCCCTATTTGTTGCCAACGCAAGATCTGA